One part of the Stigmatella aurantiaca genome encodes these proteins:
- a CDS encoding site-2 protease family protein, which produces MFRFRLGSIPVEVHSFHLLASAVFGWSFASYASQVGPPWLAEYVLEEGHPRYGAAIAAYVLAWMFIVFVSVVVHELGHAIFFRAFGYQPNIVLVWLGGETYPNAPSPIPWHKSVLSTLAGPLFGLLLGAVCWVGATVVGGHSLALDFFLFWFLRANLFWAALNLLPVPPLDGGHVTTTLASRFFGRAGFIAAQGLALLISLAMVAWGLSTGSLLLPVFFAMWGFQCVRAIRDAFQAGRMGEDQRPLAEALRQAQQALSRGALDEARTLATPVLEAGEALTPQLASHAHHLLGWVAVKGGQGRLALDHFAQVQGQPVESHALAAAFSLVGDETRALPLWEMAWRDTGDRTVMHEYGGSLLRAGKRDAALKLPGVDLAAAFSCAERVLFIRGAYSEAAAMGEAALDYVPNPQIAYDAACAFAKAQNVSDAVRLLHRAKALGYRDAAYAASDEDLAPLHGHPGFEAWLTELRQSAAS; this is translated from the coding sequence ATGTTCCGTTTCCGCCTCGGGAGCATTCCCGTCGAGGTCCACTCCTTCCACCTGCTCGCCTCGGCCGTGTTCGGGTGGAGCTTCGCCTCCTACGCCTCCCAGGTCGGCCCCCCGTGGCTGGCCGAGTACGTGCTGGAGGAGGGGCACCCCCGGTATGGGGCCGCCATCGCGGCGTACGTGCTGGCCTGGATGTTCATCGTCTTCGTCTCCGTGGTCGTCCACGAGCTGGGCCATGCCATCTTCTTCCGGGCGTTCGGTTACCAACCGAACATCGTCCTGGTGTGGCTTGGCGGGGAGACGTACCCCAACGCCCCCAGCCCCATCCCCTGGCACAAGAGCGTGCTGAGCACGCTCGCGGGCCCCCTGTTCGGCCTGCTCCTGGGGGCCGTGTGCTGGGTGGGGGCCACCGTGGTGGGGGGCCACTCGCTGGCGCTCGACTTCTTCCTCTTCTGGTTCCTCCGGGCCAACCTCTTCTGGGCCGCACTCAACCTGCTGCCCGTGCCGCCCCTGGACGGGGGCCATGTCACCACCACGCTGGCCTCGCGCTTCTTCGGCCGCGCGGGCTTCATCGCCGCCCAGGGGCTCGCGCTCCTCATCTCCCTGGCCATGGTGGCCTGGGGGCTGAGCACCGGCTCCCTGCTCTTGCCGGTCTTCTTCGCCATGTGGGGCTTCCAGTGCGTCCGGGCCATCCGGGATGCCTTCCAGGCCGGCCGCATGGGCGAGGACCAGCGTCCCCTGGCCGAGGCCCTCCGCCAGGCGCAGCAGGCGCTCTCCCGGGGAGCGCTCGATGAGGCGCGCACCCTGGCCACCCCCGTGCTGGAGGCGGGCGAGGCCCTCACCCCCCAGTTGGCCAGCCACGCCCACCATCTGCTGGGGTGGGTGGCGGTCAAGGGAGGCCAGGGCCGGCTCGCGCTGGACCACTTCGCCCAGGTGCAGGGCCAGCCGGTGGAGAGCCACGCCCTGGCGGCGGCCTTCTCCCTGGTGGGAGATGAGACGCGGGCCCTGCCCCTCTGGGAGATGGCGTGGCGCGACACCGGGGACCGCACGGTGATGCACGAGTACGGCGGGAGCCTCCTGCGCGCGGGCAAACGGGACGCGGCGCTCAAGCTGCCGGGCGTGGACCTGGCGGCCGCCTTCTCCTGCGCGGAGCGGGTGCTGTTCATCCGGGGCGCGTATTCCGAGGCGGCGGCCATGGGCGAGGCGGCGCTCGACTACGTGCCCAACCCTCAGATCGCGTATGACGCGGCGTGTGCCTTCGCCAAGGCGCAGAATGTTTCAGACGCGGTGCGTCTGCTGCACCGCGCCAAGGCGCTCGGCTACCGGGACGCGGCCTATGCCGCCTCGGATGAGGACCTGGCCCCCCTGCATGGGCACCCGGGTTTCGAAGCTTGGCTCACAGAGCTTCGGCAATCTGCGGCCTCCTGA
- a CDS encoding acyl-CoA desaturase, producing the protein MQTDTPALATPEKINWWASIPFLGIHAMCLFVLSVGAKPVDVLVCLALYVIRMWGVTAGYHRYFSHRAYKTNRVFQFILAFVATSSAQKGVLWWAANHRHHHRESDTEQDIHSPLHKGFWWSHMGWIMCPKYEQTRFESIKDFARFPELRFLNRFHLLPPILLAVTLFFIGGFSMLVWGFFVSTTLLYHGTFTINSLSHIFGNRRYRTTDTSKNNLFLAIITLGEGWHNNHHYYQNTANQGWFWWEVDISYYSLKVLSWMRVVSDLRTPSDQVKYAYKKYTPEMQAELKASTNFWGAVADRKKAAEDKMREALTAAADHLPSASGPAPQALLKRQ; encoded by the coding sequence TTGCAAACCGACACTCCTGCCCTGGCCACCCCCGAGAAGATCAACTGGTGGGCGTCCATCCCCTTCCTGGGCATCCACGCGATGTGCCTGTTCGTCCTCTCTGTGGGGGCGAAGCCCGTGGACGTGCTGGTGTGCCTGGCGCTCTACGTGATTCGCATGTGGGGCGTCACCGCCGGGTACCACCGCTACTTCAGCCACCGGGCGTACAAGACGAACCGCGTCTTCCAGTTCATCCTGGCTTTCGTGGCCACCTCGTCCGCGCAGAAGGGCGTGCTCTGGTGGGCGGCCAATCACCGGCACCACCACCGCGAGTCGGACACCGAGCAGGACATCCACTCGCCGCTGCACAAGGGCTTCTGGTGGAGCCACATGGGCTGGATCATGTGCCCGAAGTACGAGCAGACGCGCTTCGAGAGCATCAAGGACTTCGCGCGCTTCCCGGAGCTGCGCTTCCTCAACCGCTTCCACCTGCTGCCGCCCATCCTGCTGGCCGTGACGCTGTTCTTCATCGGCGGCTTCTCGATGCTCGTCTGGGGCTTCTTCGTGAGCACCACGCTGCTCTACCACGGCACCTTCACCATCAACTCGCTCAGCCACATCTTCGGCAACCGCCGCTACCGCACCACGGACACCAGCAAGAACAACCTGTTCCTGGCGATCATCACCCTGGGCGAGGGCTGGCACAACAACCACCACTACTACCAGAACACCGCCAACCAGGGCTGGTTCTGGTGGGAGGTGGACATCAGCTACTACTCGCTGAAGGTGCTCTCGTGGATGCGCGTGGTGAGCGACCTGCGCACGCCCTCGGACCAGGTGAAGTACGCCTACAAGAAGTACACCCCGGAGATGCAGGCCGAGCTGAAGGCCTCCACCAACTTCTGGGGCGCCGTCGCCGACCGGAAGAAGGCCGCCGAGGACAAGATGCGTGAGGCCCTGACGGCCGCGGCGGACCACCTGCCTTCGGCCTCGGGACCCGCGCCCCAGGCCCTGCTCAAGCGGCAGTAG
- the dusB gene encoding tRNA dihydrouridine synthase DusB: MLQIGPYSLPNPYILAPMAGVSERPFRVIAFKWGAALCPTELVSAQGLMRANQRTLKYLRFSPEVERPYSLQIFGGEPEAMARAAVVGKAYGAQIIDINMGCPVKKVTKNGAGSALMCEPVRAARIVEEIGKATGLPVTCKIRSGWDAGHRNYLQMAGELFAAGCAALAIHPRTRDQGYSGSADWSVIADLKRHFPDRAIIGNGDVKTPADARRMLETTGCDFVMIGRGALGNPWIFRELAGGPPPTPEERCAGVLEHFRAHVEFVGEPLGAVRSFRRHMAWYAYGLHGAAAFRAEVNTLETPASVEDAVARFFMSAPVDAQAPTEEQEVDYRAALG; the protein is encoded by the coding sequence ATGTTGCAGATCGGTCCTTATTCCCTTCCCAATCCGTACATTCTGGCCCCCATGGCGGGGGTGAGCGAGCGGCCCTTCCGCGTCATCGCCTTCAAGTGGGGCGCGGCGCTGTGCCCCACCGAGCTGGTGAGCGCCCAGGGGCTCATGCGCGCCAACCAGCGCACGCTCAAGTACCTGCGCTTCTCGCCCGAGGTGGAGCGGCCCTACTCGCTCCAGATTTTCGGCGGCGAGCCGGAGGCCATGGCCCGGGCGGCGGTGGTGGGCAAGGCGTATGGCGCGCAGATCATCGACATCAACATGGGCTGCCCGGTGAAGAAGGTGACGAAGAACGGGGCGGGCAGCGCCCTGATGTGCGAGCCCGTGCGCGCCGCCCGCATCGTCGAGGAGATCGGCAAGGCCACGGGGCTGCCCGTCACCTGTAAAATCCGCTCGGGGTGGGATGCGGGCCACCGCAACTACCTCCAGATGGCCGGGGAGCTGTTCGCGGCGGGCTGCGCGGCGCTCGCCATCCACCCGCGCACCCGGGACCAGGGCTATTCGGGGAGCGCCGACTGGAGCGTCATCGCGGACCTCAAGCGCCACTTCCCGGACCGGGCCATCATCGGCAACGGGGACGTGAAGACGCCCGCGGACGCGCGCCGCATGTTGGAGACCACCGGCTGTGACTTCGTGATGATTGGCCGGGGGGCGCTGGGCAACCCGTGGATCTTCCGGGAGCTGGCCGGAGGCCCTCCGCCCACCCCCGAGGAGCGCTGCGCGGGGGTGCTGGAGCACTTCCGGGCCCACGTGGAGTTCGTGGGCGAGCCGCTGGGCGCGGTGCGCTCCTTCCGCCGGCACATGGCCTGGTACGCGTACGGGCTGCACGGCGCCGCCGCCTTCCGCGCGGAAGTGAACACGCTGGAGACCCCCGCGAGCGTGGAGGACGCCGTGGCGCGCTTCTTCATGTCGGCCCCGGTGGACGCCCAGGCCCCCACGGAGGAGCAGGAGGTCGACTACCGGGCGGCGCTGGGCTGA